The Treponema sp. Marseille-Q3903 genomic interval GTTGAAACAAGCAATCAGTATAATAAACGACGGAAAATTTAAAAGACTTGTTTCCAATACAAAGACATTGAAGCAGCTCCAAGAAGAAGTCGCTTCCGCCAAATAATTTGCAACAAATGCGTCAGTTTATTCTTGAAAAACAGGAAATCAAAAACGGACTCATTGAGATAGATGGAAAAGATTTTCGTTATCTTCGCAGCGTTCTTCGTGTAAAAATCGGCGATATGCTGAATGTCCGCATGAAAGATGGGTGCCTTCAGAATGCAACAGTTGCAAAAATCAATGAAAATTCAAAGACAATCATTTTGCAGCTCTGTGCAAACAATCAAAAAACGTCGATAACGCGCGGCGTCCAAGCTGATGAAATCGACGGCAATGTTCCGGATAGAGAATACTGGCTCTTTCAGTTTTTGCCGAAAATCCAAAAGTTTGAACTCATCGTGCGGCAGGCAGTTGAATGTGGAGTAAAAGTTGTAATTCCTGTAATCGGCGAATATACGGAAAAAAGCAGCATCAGCGCACTTTCCGGGGCAAAACTTCAGAGGCTTGAAAGAATTATAAAAGAAGCGCGCCAGCAAAGCGGCTCACCTGTCGATTCAAAAGTTTTAGAACCGGTCTCGTTGCAGAGAGCTGTTGAATTGTGGAACGAAAGTTGTCGCGGAGAAAAATCACTCAGCGTTGTTTTATCTGAACGAGATCATTGCTCTGAAAACTTGCACAAAGCGCTAGATGACGCAGATGATTTTATGAAATTAAAAAAAATATGCATTGCGGTCGGAAGCGAAGGCGGAATCAGCGGCGATGAAATAAAATATTTACGTGAAAAAGGTATGTTTCACGCAGTTCATTTTGCCGTAAATATATTAAGGTGTGAAACAGCCGCTCTTTACGGAATTGCGGCTGTTCAATCAGCAATAAGTTAGAGGATTATGTATGGCGGTTAAACGAATTTCATTGATTGGAGTTCCTGTAGATATTTGTTCTCCGGAAAATCTTGAAAACGAAATACTTGAAATTTTGGCAAAACCCGGAACAAAGCAGATAATCTTGCTTTCAATCTGGGATTTATTAAAAGCTCGTCATAAAAGCGATTTTGCAGACTGTGTAAAAAATGCAGACTTGATTCTTCCGATTTCAAAGAGCATTCTCAAAGGTTCCAAATTTTTGAAAAAAGACGTTCCTGTGAGATATAATCCGTTTAGCGCAGTCATTCAGATTCTCTCGATTTTAGATTCTCACTATAAAACTCTTTATATGCTCGGTTCCAGCGAAAAAACTTTGAACAAAGCCGAACGAAATATCCGCGATACTTTTTGCAACTTAAGGTTGATCGGGCGGTACGTAGGTTATTATCCGAAAGGAGTTGAAAGTGACATCGTGCAGGCAATTTTTAAGGCGCAGCCTTCTTTGGTTTTGTTGAGCGACGGTGTAAAAGAAAAAAACTGCTGGCCGTATCGCAGACGGAATCAATTCTCATCATCGATATTTTTATACTACAAAGACGCATTTGGAATTTTTTCCGAGCGAATAAAGAGAGTAAAAGAAAAGACTTTTGACAGAGGTCACGAAATCTATTCGGAGATTGTCAGAAACCCTTTCAAAATATTTTTGTTACTTCCTTATATTTGGTATGTAACAGTTTTAATCTGGTACAGATTGTTCAAAAAACAATAAGCTGAATAAAACGCAGGGAGAGCTGTGGATTTTCATGATACAGGTACGATTTCTTTAATTTCAAACCGCGAAGATATAATCGGATTCTGTAAAGGCATCTGCAAAGAATATGTTGAATTACATGTTCAATCGGAATTATCGGATATGGTTCCAACTGTTTCATGCGTTCTCCAGCTTATAGACGCATCTTTGTTTATCAAGCCAAATCCAAAAATATTACAGTATGCACAGATAAATGATAACCTTATCTGCATTTTGCCTTTTGATGTATCAAATGAAATAAAAGAGTATGTCGAGAACACTTTTAAACATATTGTTCCTTATCCTGGCGATTTTAAACATTTCAGAAATTTTTGTACAAAGATTGCAGAGAAAATTCTGCGCGAAAAAAGGAATGAAGATAATGAGATCCTTGAAAACGAAAATGTAGATGCTTCTTTTTTCGGATTTTTCTCAGGACAGTCCAAACTAGTCAAAATCGTCAGGCAGCAGATAAAAAACGCCGCTCTGACTGAAAATCCGGTTTTAATTCTTGGCGAAACAGGAACGGGAAAATCTACGGCGGCAGATGTAATCCATCGTCTTTCGAGCAGAAAAAATCACGAAATGGTTTCATTCAGCATTTCAACTTTGGTCGATACTCTTGCAGCCAGCACTTTTTTTGGCGCAACAAAAGGAGCTTTTACAAGTGCGGATAATCCTCAGCAAGGTATTCTTGAAATTGCAGATAAAAGTACGTTGTTCCTTGATGAATTCGGTTCGCTTTCTCCAGAAGGTCAGGCAATGCTGTTGACTGTTCTGGAATCAGGGAATTATAAAAAAGTCGGTAGCGGAATTGAAGAACATGTTGACGTTCGTTTTATTTTTGCCACGAATGCAGATATTAAAAAAATGCTTGAGAAAAAAACTTTCCGTGAAGATTTATATTACAGAATTGATACGGTGATAAAACTTCCGCCATTGCGAGAGCATGCTGAGGATATTCCTGGAATGGTAAATTCATTTATGCTTTCTTCAAATAAAATAATGACGCCAGTTGCCATCGAAAAACTTGTGAACTATAAATGGCCGGGAAATATACGTCAGCTCAAAAAGACTCTTGCAAAAACTGTCGAAGAAACAAAAAAAGATACAATCACGGCAGATTTAATTAAGTTCTGCGGATATAATTTGTAAAAGTGAATTTCCGAATTCTTCTGCTTTGACTTTTCCAAGCCCGTATATGTTCGACAGTTCGCTTCGAGATGCCGGCTTTTTTGCTGCAAGATCTAAAATCGTCTTGTCACCAAAAATCATGTAAGGTGCTGCGTTCAAATCGTAAGCTTTTCGTGTTCGCCACATTTTTAACGAGGAAATTATTTTTTCTGCCTGAAAATCGTCGTCGGCTGGTTCTTCCGCAATGATTTGCTCGCCTGTTTTGCCGCAAGTTCCTTTCAGACGTCTATTTTTCTTAGGAAACGATTTGATCACATGTCTGATCGGAAGCTTGAGGGAGGTGCGTGTTGAAATAAATGTTTTCCCGAGCACGGAGAGTGTCAGCACATTGTATTCACCTGTCTTAATCAGATAATTTTCACTGATTAGAGCGTCTGTCAATTCCAGCCACTCTTTTTTTGAATATTCCGTCCCGATTCCCCAAGTAGTCAGTTTGTCGTGCCCGTTCTCTATAATTCTTTTGTTTTTTGAACCGAGCAATACGTCTGCTATGTAGTTTGCGCCGAAACGCTGTTGCGTGCGGATTATACAGCAAAGGAGTTTTTGTGCTGGAATGGTGACATCTTTTAATGGAATGCCGCCGATACTGCAAATATCACAACAGCAATTCGCATCTTCGTTTTGCGAGGTGTATTGTTCTCCAAAATAAGCAAGGAGAGCTTTGCGGCGGCAGCTGCGCGTTGTCGCGAAAGAAACCATATTTTGCAACAAAATCTCAGATTTTTCCGGGTCGGCAGCGTCTTCAAAAAAGAAACGAACTTTGTGAACGTCGGCTGGGCTGTACAAAAGCAATGCTGATGATGGCAGCCCGTCGCGTCCTGCTCTCCCGATTTCCTGATAATATTCTTCTACAGATTTAGGGATATCGTAATTTATAACATAACGCACGTTCGGTTTGTTTATTCCCATTCCGAATGCAATTGTTGCGACAATAATTTGCACTTCATCGTTGATAAAAAGATTTTGATTTTTGGAGCGATTTTCGTCCGAAAGCCCTGCGTGGTATTTGAGAACCGAATATCCAAGGTTGTCTAGCTTTTTTGTAAGTTCGTCAACTTGCTTGCGCGAATAGCAATATATGATTCCGCTTTCACCTGGATGCTTTTTTATAAATTGAATCACTTGCTCAAGACCGTTTTGTTTTTGTTGAATTTCAAGGAAGATGTTTTCACGATTAAAGCTTGATATGAAAATGGAGGGTTTTTTCATTCCAAGATTTTGAATTATGTCTGTCCGAACGTGTTCTGTAGCTGTTGCGGTCAGCGCCAGCATGACTGCCTTTGGAAAAAAGTTTCTTATTGAATAAATTTCAAGATAGTCGGGACGGAAGTCGTGCCCCCATTGAGAGACGCAGTGTGCTTCATCGATTGTGATGCAGCTTACTTTTATATCCGGCGATGAAAGAATTTCACGAATTCTGGCAGTCGCAAGCCCTTCCGGTGAAACGTAAACAATCTTCACTTTGTTTGATTTTATTTCATCTACGGCAGCAATATAATCTTCCCATGAAAGAGAGCTGTTTAAAAATACTGAATGAATTCCAACAGTTTCAAGCGAACGAACTTGATCTTGCATAAGAGAAATCAAAGGGGAGACGACGACTGTTATGCCTTCTTTTATCAATGCAGGCAGCTGATAACAAAGAGATTTTCCGCCTCCTGTAGGCATTACCGCAAGAGTGTCTTTTCCGTTCAGTACATTTTTGATTATTTCTTTTTGAAGAGGGCGAAATGAATCGTAGCCGAAAATTGTTTTAAGCAGTAACTCTGGTTTAGCACCAACAAAAGCATCATTTACTATTTTCACATAGTTATTATAGCATGAAAACACTTGAAACATCTCCACATATTTGATATATTACACAAATCGAGCCGGAGTGGTGGAATGGTAGACACGACAGACTCAAAATCTGTTGCGAGCAATCGTGTAAGAGTTCAAGTCTCTTCTCCGGTATAAAACTTCCCGAATATGGGAAGTTTTTTTTTATAATTCTGGCACAATGTTGCAGCACAGTTTCCTATAATCAACTGCTTCTCTTATATCCTCCGCTTCAATCTCTTCATCCCCTGATATATCTGCGATTGTCCTTGCAACTTTTATGCATGAAGAAACTGCTCTTGGAGAAAATCCGTAGCGGTTTGTTGCGTTGTCGAGAATCTTTAGAGCTTGTGTGCCAAGTTTGCATGTTTCTGCAATTTCTTCCGGTGTGAGTTTTGCATTTTTAATATCATTTCTTTCTCGTTGTCTGTTTATCGCGCGTGCAATTCCTTTTCTTATCTCCGATGTCGTCTCTAGACCCGGTCGCTCTGCTTCGTCTTCTAAATTGTTGCAGTTATTTTCAACAAAAACTCGTAAATCGATTCTGTCCAGCAATGGTGCCGAAAATTTCTTCCAGTAAAGGTCGATAGATTTTGCACTGCACAGACAGAGTTTTGTCTTTGAACCGAAGTTTCCACATGGACATGGGTTTACAGCCATAAGCAGCTGAAAGTTTGCAGGGTATACAGTGTTTCTTCCGGCTCTGCTCAATGTGATTTGCCCATTTTCAAGAGGGACGCGCAACATCTGCAAAACCGATGAGCGGAATTCCGCCGCTTCGTCTAAAAATAAAACTCCATTATGTGAAAGAGAAATTTCTCCCGGCCTGCAGTTCGGACCGCCTCCGCAAATTCCTTCGATCGTTGCTGTTTGATGAGGAATTCGGAAAGGAGGTATTCTAACCAACGGTTCCGAAGGTTTAATCAATCCTGCAAGTGACCAGATGCGCGTTACTGACTGTGCTTCTTCCATCGTAAGAATCGGATTAAGCGCTGGAAACATTTGGATTGCCATCGTCTTTCCACAGCCCGGAGCTCCAATTGCAATCATATTATGGCCACCGGCAGCTGCAATTTGCAGAGATCGGACGAGTTGTTTTTGTCCTTTCAAATCTGCAAATTCATAGCCGGGAGAAATTTTGGGAAAATAAACGCCGTCGATTTCATCGCAACCTTTCGGTTTTTGATCTGATTGTACGTCGCAGTTTTGTGAGTCAAAAAAAGATTTGTCCCTCATCGCACGAAAAGCATTTTCAAGCGTGTCAGCACCATAAATTTTTACTCCCACAACTTGCCTTGCTTCATCGGCATTTAATTCAGGAACAATCGCCGTTCTAATTCCCGATGCAGCTGCTGTTGATACTGCCGCATGAATCCCTTTGACAGACCTTACCTTCCCCGACAGTTCCAATTCACCCATAACCAACACCGGTTCACATAAAAAATCTTGTTCTTCATTACTCAAAGCGTACATCCCAAGTACAGCTAAAGCAACCGGCAAATCAAAACCTGCACCTTCTTTTTTCAAATCGGCAGGCGACAAACTGATCAACACTCGCTCCGGCGGAAAATCAAACCCTGAATTTCGTATAGCAGCCTGCATCCTTTCTCTAGATTCTTTTACAGCACCATCGGCTAACCCAACAATATCCACGGCAGGAATCCCACGCCTCAAATCAACCTCAACAGTGACAAGTGCTCCTTCGTACCCGAAAGGCGAAAAAGAAAAAATCTGCATCGCTTATCTCCCAAAAAATCTCTATATTAATATTTGCCGCGATATTCGATTTTTGACAAAATTTTGACGAAAAAAACAAAAAATATGATAAATTAATATCAAAGAGATAAAACGCGTGTTTTGTTGCTGTTCCTTTAATCGGCGTGATGAGAAACTTCAAAGCAACAAAATATTCAGCTGATTGAGATTTGATAATGAAAAGATTTTGCTTACTTTTGACATCATTATTTTTTTCGGCAGTTGTGTTTGCACAGCCTGTTTCAGGCTCATTTTACGACTTTATAGACCAGACACAAGAAATGCCGGTAAAACCGAATCCTACAACTTTGATAATCTACAGGCTCGAAAGCCGTTACGAAATGAACGAAATCCGCTGTTGGCTTAAACTTGAAGATGAAAATGGAAACGACGTTACATACACTTCTGCAAAAGCCGCTTATGAATGGCCTGTTTATAAATACTGGGATCCGTATAAGACAAACAGGACACTTCCTCAGACTTTTACCCAACGAGAACCCGATTTGATTCCTTACCGCAAAAAATATTATCTAAGCGGTGGAATGGCAATGCATCTAAATCTGAAAAAAGGAAAATACAAGATAAGTTTGTACACGCCAATCGATCAGCAAAATAATTTTGAATATCCGACAGAAGGGCAAAGAGCGTTTGAATGGCATTCTAACGTCTTTGAATACGATACGGAAAATCCTACAAATGTATTATTTGTGACGCCAGTAACCGATGAAAACGGATTTTACAATGGCGGCTGGCTCATAGATTACAAGCAGCCGGTTCAAGTCACACGTTGATGAATATTTTTAATAAGCAATTTCTTCTGAAAAAGGTTTTTCAAGCAGCGACGGATTTTCTATCAATTTTTTCAAAAGTTTGACAGATTTTGTGTAATAATATCCGTCAGCAATTCGCTCATCAATTGTCAGCGATATCTGAATCGTCTTTTTGATTTCCATCTTGCCTTTTGAGTCAAAATAAGGTCTTTTATCTTTTTTCCCTACGACCATGAAAATAGAAGTTGTTCCCCAGTTTGTAAGGTGGTGATAGCCTATATCAAGTCCTATTGAACCTAGGTTTGAAAGTATTACAGATGTGTAAAAAGGATCAGTCTTTATGATTGAATTCGGCATTAAACCGTGTCTGTCAAGCCATCGAGCTACTTTACTTATAATGTGCTTGAGTCCGATTTTTTGAATAAGCCTCATCCCTTTTGTAGACGGATCATCTTGTTT includes:
- a CDS encoding YifB family Mg chelatase-like AAA ATPase, with translation MQIFSFSPFGYEGALVTVEVDLRRGIPAVDIVGLADGAVKESRERMQAAIRNSGFDFPPERVLISLSPADLKKEGAGFDLPVALAVLGMYALSNEEQDFLCEPVLVMGELELSGKVRSVKGIHAAVSTAAASGIRTAIVPELNADEARQVVGVKIYGADTLENAFRAMRDKSFFDSQNCDVQSDQKPKGCDEIDGVYFPKISPGYEFADLKGQKQLVRSLQIAAAGGHNMIAIGAPGCGKTMAIQMFPALNPILTMEEAQSVTRIWSLAGLIKPSEPLVRIPPFRIPHQTATIEGICGGGPNCRPGEISLSHNGVLFLDEAAEFRSSVLQMLRVPLENGQITLSRAGRNTVYPANFQLLMAVNPCPCGNFGSKTKLCLCSAKSIDLYWKKFSAPLLDRIDLRVFVENNCNNLEDEAERPGLETTSEIRKGIARAINRQRERNDIKNAKLTPEEIAETCKLGTQALKILDNATNRYGFSPRAVSSCIKVARTIADISGDEEIEAEDIREAVDYRKLCCNIVPEL
- the recQ gene encoding DNA helicase RecQ, which translates into the protein MFQVFSCYNNYVKIVNDAFVGAKPELLLKTIFGYDSFRPLQKEIIKNVLNGKDTLAVMPTGGGKSLCYQLPALIKEGITVVVSPLISLMQDQVRSLETVGIHSVFLNSSLSWEDYIAAVDEIKSNKVKIVYVSPEGLATARIREILSSPDIKVSCITIDEAHCVSQWGHDFRPDYLEIYSIRNFFPKAVMLALTATATEHVRTDIIQNLGMKKPSIFISSFNRENIFLEIQQKQNGLEQVIQFIKKHPGESGIIYCYSRKQVDELTKKLDNLGYSVLKYHAGLSDENRSKNQNLFINDEVQIIVATIAFGMGINKPNVRYVINYDIPKSVEEYYQEIGRAGRDGLPSSALLLYSPADVHKVRFFFEDAADPEKSEILLQNMVSFATTRSCRRKALLAYFGEQYTSQNEDANCCCDICSIGGIPLKDVTIPAQKLLCCIIRTQQRFGANYIADVLLGSKNKRIIENGHDKLTTWGIGTEYSKKEWLELTDALISENYLIKTGEYNVLTLSVLGKTFISTRTSLKLPIRHVIKSFPKKNRRLKGTCGKTGEQIIAEEPADDDFQAEKIISSLKMWRTRKAYDLNAAPYMIFGDKTILDLAAKKPASRSELSNIYGLGKVKAEEFGNSLLQIISAELN
- a CDS encoding 16S rRNA (uracil(1498)-N(3))-methyltransferase; protein product: MRQFILEKQEIKNGLIEIDGKDFRYLRSVLRVKIGDMLNVRMKDGCLQNATVAKINENSKTIILQLCANNQKTSITRGVQADEIDGNVPDREYWLFQFLPKIQKFELIVRQAVECGVKVVIPVIGEYTEKSSISALSGAKLQRLERIIKEARQQSGSPVDSKVLEPVSLQRAVELWNESCRGEKSLSVVLSERDHCSENLHKALDDADDFMKLKKICIAVGSEGGISGDEIKYLREKGMFHAVHFAVNILRCETAALYGIAAVQSAIS
- a CDS encoding sigma 54-interacting transcriptional regulator, whose protein sequence is MDFHDTGTISLISNREDIIGFCKGICKEYVELHVQSELSDMVPTVSCVLQLIDASLFIKPNPKILQYAQINDNLICILPFDVSNEIKEYVENTFKHIVPYPGDFKHFRNFCTKIAEKILREKRNEDNEILENENVDASFFGFFSGQSKLVKIVRQQIKNAALTENPVLILGETGTGKSTAADVIHRLSSRKNHEMVSFSISTLVDTLAASTFFGATKGAFTSADNPQQGILEIADKSTLFLDEFGSLSPEGQAMLLTVLESGNYKKVGSGIEEHVDVRFIFATNADIKKMLEKKTFREDLYYRIDTVIKLPPLREHAEDIPGMVNSFMLSSNKIMTPVAIEKLVNYKWPGNIRQLKKTLAKTVEETKKDTITADLIKFCGYNL
- a CDS encoding 2-oxo acid dehydrogenase subunit E2 — protein: MKKIGDRKDGKLIRDIDCMHYCMPLMWPDRTTCEAYMSFKINLQNAEAYIKAKNEELKEKTDAQYSIFQLIIAAILKTITLRTKLNRFVANKNYYQRNEVTAGFVVKKSLSDESEETLARIVAVPSDTLETLHNKINEQIKLCKKQDDPSTKGMRLIQKIGLKHIISKVARWLDRHGLMPNSIIKTDPFYTSVILSNLGSIGLDIGYHHLTNWGTTSIFMVVGKKDKRPYFDSKGKMEIKKTIQISLTIDERIADGYYYTKSVKLLKKLIENPSLLEKPFSEEIAY
- a CDS encoding WecB/TagA/CpsF family glycosyltransferase, with translation MAVKRISLIGVPVDICSPENLENEILEILAKPGTKQIILLSIWDLLKARHKSDFADCVKNADLILPISKSILKGSKFLKKDVPVRYNPFSAVIQILSILDSHYKTLYMLGSSEKTLNKAERNIRDTFCNLRLIGRYVGYYPKGVESDIVQAIFKAQPSLVLLSDGVKEKNCWPYRRRNQFSSSIFLYYKDAFGIFSERIKRVKEKTFDRGHEIYSEIVRNPFKIFLLLPYIWYVTVLIWYRLFKKQ